TATGGGTGAAGCAAAGCGTCGTAAAACCACACTGGGAGAAAATTACGGTCAAGATACTCGGATTTTACCCTGGGTCCCCATCACCAAAAACCAAGCCGAACTATTTGTCAATTGGACTACTCGTGGCGCCTGGATAGGCATTGGCGTTATGGTTGTTGCATGGGTGACTATCCGTTTCATCGGTCCTGCTTTCGGCTGGTGGCACGTAGTCTGATCAGCTAATACACCTCCTTCAACTGGTTGACGGTTGACATTTAGCAGTTAACCGTCAACCATCAACAGCTATTTGTAGCTTACTAAAATGCCCGCGCTAATTGTACATAATCTGCAAGGGTAAAAATATTGGCGAAATGGCAACATAGTTTTGCTGAGTTTAGTTATTCTCAGTATTAAGTCCATCTAGTTGAGGGTTAATCAACAGTAGCTGAAAAGCTAACAATGAATAGCCTCGCCGCGTAAGTCCTGTTTATGACACAGTTTTTACAGGAAAATAAATAACACAGAGGCCTACCAGAGAATACCAGGCTATTAAAACGTCTTAAAACTACCTTAGACCCTGTATCAATAGCGAATCCTGCTGCAAATAGCCAATAAAAATGGAATATGTAGCTTTTCCATACTTGACTCCTGCGAAATTTGAGTTACTCTTAAAGCGGATCGCTCCTAGTAACCATCTACGCTCCTGATAGGTTTGTCTAAAGAAAGTCTTAAATTTAGCAGTTCTGTCTGATGTTTTAAATGTCAAAACTGAATAGTTTGATACGGCAGGGCAAACCGTTATCTACTAGGGTAGGCAAGGTAGTCAATTAATGATTCCTTATATATCAGGTAATTGTAATGAATAGTCTACAATACCAGTGGATGAGAAAATCTAAAGAAAATGTAAAAGTAACTCAAATGACTGTGGTGTCTGGAGGAAAAATATGTTTCTGAGACTAGCACATCAACATCGGCAATTTGTCCAAGATCTGGTGATGAACCTACAAGCCTTGGCAATTGTACTAGAGCGCCGGGGATATCCGGCCTCCTGTTATACCTGTGGCGACCAGATGAATAGTGCTTCATTTATGGTTAGCTTGGGAGACAACCACCTGATTCGGTTTTTAGTCTCCGATTACGGGATTACTTGGACAGAGATGCGGGATGACCGTGAATTAATGAAATTAGAGGGTGCAGAGGCAATTAGTCAACTAGAGGAACTTGCCAATATTGTCAAGCAATCTACGCCAGCCCCTACAAGTAATAAGTCCCTTGCCAAAAAGTTGTAATCATTCTGGCGTGAGCGAAAATTTGGGTCTAAAACCCCGTCCTTCTAGGACGGCTAACCCTTAATTTTTGCTACAATAGAATAAGGTCGCCATAGGGCATTGGGAGACTGTAAACGGACGTGGAGAGTAATCTCCTAGGTATCTCAAAAAAAGAATTATTCACCTGTCACGCATCCGAGAATATATGTTGGGACGTTCCAGGATGCGTCACTCTGACAGTAATATATAATTTAAAATTATTCATTACTTTGTGGAGTTTCCCGTCGCTTTCAATGAACGACTATCGAGAAACTTGAAATATGTCTGAAGAAAAACCAACCCAACCACAACTACCACAAACCAGTGCGATTGACGTTACCTCGAATCAAGCATTTGAGAATTGGTTTGAATACCCTATAAGAGTGCAACCACACCACACTGACTATGTCGGTATTGTCTGGCATGGTTCTTATATAACTTGGATGGAAGAAGCACGTATAGAATGCTTACGATCAATAGGCATTGAATTTGCCGATTTAGTAGCTATAGGTTGTGATTTACCAGTTGTAGAACTTTCGGTGCGCTATCACCGTTCAATTCAGTTAGGTATTTCAGCAGTGGTCAAAACCCGCATGGCTGAAGTAACTGGTGTTCGCATCAATTGGGATTATGCAATTGTCTCCACTGATGGACAAGAATTATTTGTAACTGCTAAGGTGACTTTAGTTGCATTAGATCGCGAAAAAGGCAAAATTATGCGTCAATTGCCTCCAAGTTTCAAAAATGCATTGGCAAAGGTTTCAAGCTTACATAAGCAATGACCAATGACAATTGAGGATCTTCCTACTTTCCCCCGCTTATTTTTGATAAAGTTTGAGGTAACTGCATTATCTGCTCCCAAATATCTTGTGGAGTAATGCCAAAAACAAGATGTAATAAGACCAGAATCGCCGCTACAGTAAAGGCGGTTTTCACGGTCATTTTTACTACTTTAAATAATATTACGAATACGATCCAAGCTAAAATTAGGGTAATAAAAATCATAAATATCAATTCCTTGGTAATCGCCTTTGTTTAATAATTAATAGTTAACTGTTATCAGTCTCAGCATACCCCTAATAAATTTTGATTCTTGACTGTTTGCTGATTTAAGAGGGGATTTATTTGTAACTAGTAAATTTTTGAAATGGCAAGCAGCACTGCACAAATGATATTAAGGTGTAAGCATCATCCCTTAGATTATATCAGAATCAGACATAATGAATAGTAAGCTAGAAAACTATTTTTGTGAAATTACTGAAAATATTCTTATTAGGACTTACGCAACTGTCATATTTTTTTTGCGGTCTTTGATTTGTTCGTAGTTGCGCCTTAGCGCTCCGACAACCAAGAGCGCTATTAGCGCAGCTTTCCCATAGGGTAGCGCAACTCCGAACAACCCATAAAAATTAATGGGACTGGCTGTCTAGTACTTTAGCGTAGAGAAATAATCCGCGAGGAAGTTTCTAATTTTTCACTGGCTGCTAAAACTTCTTGTCGTGCCCATTTATCTGCTGCCAAAATGTCATCTAAAGAAGGATTTATACAGTTATCATTTTGATGGCGATCGCACACCAATTCGATACAACGGGGAATATCTAAAAAGTGGATTTTCTCTGCTAAAAATAATGCCACAGCTTGTTCATTTGCGGCATTCAATACAGCCGGCATTGATCCGCCTGCTTTACCCACTGCATAAGCCAGTCCCATACAAGGATACTTCTGATGGTCTGGTTCACGGAAGGTTAAATTTCCCGCTTTGACCAAATCCAGTCGTTCCCAGTCTGTGTAGATGCGATCTGGCCAAGATAAAGCATACAGTAAAGGTAAACGCATATCCGGCCAACCGAGTTGGGCTAAAACTGAAGTATCTTGCAGTTCAATCAGTGAGTGAATAATGCTCTGGGGATGGATGACAATCTCGATATTTTCGTAATCCAAACCAAACAGAAAGTGAGCCTCAATCACTTCCAGCCCTTTATTCATCAATGTAGCAGAATCTACCGTGATTTTCCGCCCCATTGACCAGTTAGGATGCTTAATGGCATCGGCTACAGTCACTTCGGCTAACTTGGCTACATCCCAATCGCGGAAAGCGCCACCAGATGCGGTGAGCAATATTTTCCGCAAGCCACCTTTGGGAAGACCTTGGAGGCATTGAAATATCGCCGAATGCTCAGAATCTGCTGGTAGTATTTTTACCTGATGTTTGTCAATTAAGGGTAAAACCACGGGGGCACCAGCAATCAGGGTTTCTTTATTTGCTAAAGCGATATCTTTACCAGCTTCAATAGCAGCGATTGTCGGTAGCAACCCAGCACAACCAACAATACCAGTGACCACCGTTTGAGCATCACCATAGCGAGCGACTTCAATCACTCCGGCTTCCCCAGCTAGTAAAATCGGCTGGGGATCAACGTCTTTGATAGCAGCTTGCAGCGCAGGCAATTTTTCTTCTGACCAAATTGCTGCTATACTCGGTCGAAATTGCCGAATTTGCGTAGCCAACATTTCGACATTGCTTCCTGCAGCCAATCCCACAATCCGAAACTGATCTGGGTACTGAGCCACAATATCCAAAGTCTGAGTACCGATGGAGCCGGTGGAACCAAGAAGAGTAATCGCTTTCACAATTGCTTTCGTATTTACAAACAATTTCCACTATAAATTGCTGCGGACTGTTTAATTAAGTTTGGATGTATTTAATTTACTCGCCCTAGGCGGATGGGGAATGGGAAAATGGAGACTTGACTCTTGACTCTTGACTCTTGACTCTTGACTCTTGACTCTTGACTCTTGACTCTTGACTCTTGACTCTTGACTCTTGACTCTTGACTCTTGACTCTTGACTCTTGACTCTTGACTCTTGACCCTTGACTCTTGACCCTTGTGAATATCTTATGGAAAAAGACTTTTACCTACAATATGCAGCCGTTGAAGATCAGCATTGGTGGTTTGTCGGTCGCCGTCGCATTGTCGAGCAAATCATTGGTAAACTGAATTTAGGGCATAATTCCCAAATTTTGGAAGCGGGTTGTGCTACTGGTGGAAATTTAAAGATGCTAGCTCATCACGGTCAAATTTCTGCAATGGAGTTAGATGAAGTTGCGTGTGAGTTAGCCAATGAACGGGGAATTACTCAAGTTAAATTAGGTAGTTTACCTGATAAAATTCCCTTCACAAACGAGTATGACCTCATCGTTATTCTAGATGTTATAGAACATATTGATGATGATTTAGCAGCGTTAAAGACTTTATATTCAAGATTAAAGCCGGGAGGTTGGTTGTTAATTACAGTTCCTGCGTACCAATTTTTATGGAGTCAACATGATGAAGTCAATCACCACAAACGCCGCTATGTTTTACGAGGTTTAAAGCAGGTGGTGAAACTGGCTGGCTACACTGTACGTCACAGCAGCTACTTTAACGCTTTTCTATTTCCCATTGTTGCTGCAGTGCGAATTATACGAAATTTGTTACACCTTGAAGGTAATTCTTCCAGTAGCAGTGACTTAGTTTTACCAGCGAAACCTATCAATCAATTTTTGACTTTTTTATTTGCCGGTGAACGTCATTTAATCAATCGTTTCAGCTTACCATTTGGTGTATCTATTTTACTTTTGGCACAGAAACCCAGATAAATGAATTTATAATAATCCTATGGTGGGCATTGCCCACC
The Gloeotrichia echinulata CP02 DNA segment above includes these coding regions:
- a CDS encoding 1-deoxy-D-xylulose-5-phosphate reductoisomerase is translated as MKAITLLGSTGSIGTQTLDIVAQYPDQFRIVGLAAGSNVEMLATQIRQFRPSIAAIWSEEKLPALQAAIKDVDPQPILLAGEAGVIEVARYGDAQTVVTGIVGCAGLLPTIAAIEAGKDIALANKETLIAGAPVVLPLIDKHQVKILPADSEHSAIFQCLQGLPKGGLRKILLTASGGAFRDWDVAKLAEVTVADAIKHPNWSMGRKITVDSATLMNKGLEVIEAHFLFGLDYENIEIVIHPQSIIHSLIELQDTSVLAQLGWPDMRLPLLYALSWPDRIYTDWERLDLVKAGNLTFREPDHQKYPCMGLAYAVGKAGGSMPAVLNAANEQAVALFLAEKIHFLDIPRCIELVCDRHQNDNCINPSLDDILAADKWARQEVLAASEKLETSSRIISLR
- a CDS encoding DUF1815 family protein; amino-acid sequence: MFLRLAHQHRQFVQDLVMNLQALAIVLERRGYPASCYTCGDQMNSASFMVSLGDNHLIRFLVSDYGITWTEMRDDRELMKLEGAEAISQLEELANIVKQSTPAPTSNKSLAKKL
- a CDS encoding class I SAM-dependent methyltransferase, with amino-acid sequence MEKDFYLQYAAVEDQHWWFVGRRRIVEQIIGKLNLGHNSQILEAGCATGGNLKMLAHHGQISAMELDEVACELANERGITQVKLGSLPDKIPFTNEYDLIVILDVIEHIDDDLAALKTLYSRLKPGGWLLITVPAYQFLWSQHDEVNHHKRRYVLRGLKQVVKLAGYTVRHSSYFNAFLFPIVAAVRIIRNLLHLEGNSSSSSDLVLPAKPINQFLTFLFAGERHLINRFSLPFGVSILLLAQKPR
- a CDS encoding thioesterase family protein, whose amino-acid sequence is MSEEKPTQPQLPQTSAIDVTSNQAFENWFEYPIRVQPHHTDYVGIVWHGSYITWMEEARIECLRSIGIEFADLVAIGCDLPVVELSVRYHRSIQLGISAVVKTRMAEVTGVRINWDYAIVSTDGQELFVTAKVTLVALDREKGKIMRQLPPSFKNALAKVSSLHKQ
- a CDS encoding DUF2839 domain-containing protein, which translates into the protein MGEAKRRKTTLGENYGQDTRILPWVPITKNQAELFVNWTTRGAWIGIGVMVVAWVTIRFIGPAFGWWHVV